GTCAAGGCGAACATCACGGGCGTGGTCTTCCAGATCACGAGCAAGGTCGGCGACTCGCTGGCCGCGGGCGACCCCGTGATCGTGCTGGAGTCCATGAAGATGGAGATCCCGGTGGAGGCGCCGCGAGCCGGCAAGGTGAAGGAGATCAAGGTCGCCGAGGGGCAGACCGTGCAGGAAGGCGACACGGTCGCCGTCCTGGACTAGGAGGCGGATCATGGAGCTCGAGCTGGACCGTGAGCTGATTCGGGGCATCTGGGGCTATCACTGGTGGGGCAACCGCAAGCACTTTGACGAGGTGGCGGCGCTGGGCGAGGACACCGCCAGGAAGGAGGTCGGCAAGCAGTTCAGCTTTCCGACGCTCAAGGGTATGCTCGCCCACATCTACGGCGCCGACCGGATCTGGTTCGAGCGCTGGAAGGGAAGCTCGCCGACCAGGCTCTACGGCGACGCCGATTTCGCGAGCTTGGCCGATCTCAGGAAGAGCTGGGACGCGCTCGAGGCCGAGCAGAAGGCCTTCATCACGGCCCTCGGCACGACAGACCTCAAGAGGACGCTGGACTACAAGGCGACGGACGGCAAGCCCTTCAGCCAGCCGCTCTGGCAGCTCCTCCAGCACGTGGTCAACCACGCGACCCATCACCGCAGCGAGGTCGCGACCATGGTGACCATGACCAAGGGCTCGCCCGCGTCGACCGACATGGTGCTCTACTACCGTCGGCCGAAGCCCTGAGTCGGACCGACACCATGGAGATGGAGCTGATCCGCGGCCTGTACGGCTACCATCGTTGGGCGAACCGCCGGCTCTTCGATGTGGCTGTGGGTCTCGGTGCGGAGGCGGCGGCGCGGGACATGGGGACGCATTGGAGCTTTCCGACCCTGACTCGCATGTTCGGGCATATTTACGGCGCCGACTCGCTCTGGCTCCAGCGATTCAAGGGAGTCTCGCCGACCAATCTACCCGGCGGTCAGTTTGCGACGCTCGACGCCCTCCGGCCGGCCTGGGATGCGCTCGAGGAGGAGCAGCGGGGCTACGTCGACGGGCTCACGGATGCCGACCTGGGGCAGGTGGTGAGCTTCAAGAACACCCAGGGCATCGAGGGACATGTCGCGCTCGGGCCGCTTCTCCAGCACGTGGTCAACCACGCGACACACCATCGCAGCGAGGCCGCCACCATTATCACCCTCATCAGCGGCTCTCCGCCAGATACCGGCATCGCCACGTATCGGGCGACGGTGGTAAGGGGCTGACATGGGCATGAAGGATCTGGTCGAAGACCTCAAGGCGCGGCGTCAGCGCGCGCTCGCCATGGGCGGGGTAGAAGCGATCGCCAAGCAGCACCTCGAGGGCAAGCTGACGGTCCGCGAGCGGATCGACCGGCTCTTCGACGCGGGCTCCTTCTATGAGATCGGCCTCCTCGCGACCCACGCCAACATCTCGCCCGCCATGAAGGGCAAGGAGACGCCGGCCGACGGCGTCGTGACGGGCTTCGGCAAGATCCAACGGCCGGCCGGCTTCGCTGATCGCCTACGACTTCACGGTGATGGCGGGCTCCATGGGGCGCACGGCCGAAGTCAAGTGCAACCGCGCGCGAGAGATCGCGCTCTCCAAGCGCATGCCGATGATCTGGCTCATCGACTCGGCGGGCGCTCGCATCCAGGAGGCCATCGGCTCCACCTTCGCCCAGTCGGGGTTCCTCTTCCGCGAGCAGTCCATCATGTCAGGCGTCGTGCCGATGGTCTCGGCCATGATGGGCCCGGGCGCGGCGGGCACGGCCTATATCCCGGCGCTGTCAGACTTCGTGCCCATGGTCAAGGGCACGAGTCACATGGCCCTGGGCGGCCCGCCGCTCGTCAAGGCTATCGTCGGCGAGGACATCACCGCGGAGGAGCTGGGCGGCTCCAAGGTCCACACGGAGATTTCCGGCGTGGCCGATCTCGAAGTGGCCGACGACGCCGCGTGCATCGACGCGATCAAGGAGTACCTGTCCTACTTCCCGGGGTCCAACCTCGAGCAGCCGCCGATCCTGCCGAGCGACGACCCCGCCGACAGGATGGACGAGGCGCTACTCTCCATCGTGCCTGACAGCGCACGCCGGGCCTATGACATGAAGAAGGTCATCGCGGCCATCGTGGACCGCGGGCGCTTCTTCGAGATCAAGCCGGGCTGGGCGAAGAACCTGATCACCTGCTTCGCCCGCCTGGGCGGCCGCTCCGTCGGCATCGTCGCCAACCAGCCCATGGTGCTGGGCGGGGCGCTGGACGTGGACTCGGCCGACAAGGCCGCGCGCTTCATCATGCTCTGCGACGCCTTCCACATCCCCCTGGTGTTCCTCCAGGACGTCCCGGGTTTCATGGTCGGCTCCAAGGTCGAGAAGCAGGGGATCATCCGCCACGGCGCCAAGATGCTCTACGCCGTCAGCGAGGCGACGGTGCCGAAGGTCACGGTGGTGGTGCGCAAGGCGTACGGCGCGGGCTACTTCGTCATGTGCGGTAAGGCCTACGAGCCCGACCTGATCGTCGCGTGGCCTACTGCGGAGATCTCAGTGATGGGCCCCGAGGGCGGCACCAACATCATCTTCCGCAAGGAGATCGCCGCCGCCGCCAACCCCGACGAAGAGCGCGCGAGCCGGGTCGAGGAGTTCCGCAAGCTCATCAACCCCTATATCGCGGCCGGCGGCGCCTTCATCGACGACGTCATCGACCCGCGAGAGACCCGCCCCGTCCTGATCCGCGCCCTCGAAATGGCCGCCACCAAGAAGGTCGACCGGCCCTGGAAGAAGCATGGAGTGATGCCGGTATAGCCCGCCCGCGCTACTTCTTGATGAGCTTGGCCCACTGGTCGAGGAGCGGCAGCACCCCTTCGCGCCCCTCGGGCGGGAGCCTGAGGATGGCCCGCGTGATGCCGGCAGTCGCGTAGGACTCGAGCATTGCCTCGTCGGGCTTGGCGCCGAATACCGAGGTCGAGATGGTCTTCATGTCACGGCCGGCCTTGGCGGCGCGCGCCCGGAGGTCCTTGAGGGCCGGCATGATGACCTCGGCCGCGCGGCCGCGCGGGAACCAACCGTCGCAGAAGTCCACCACGCGCTGGAGCGTGTGGCTGCTCTCGCCGCCAAGAAGGACAGGCGGGTGCGGCCTTTGCGCGG
This region of Candidatus Methylomirabilota bacterium genomic DNA includes:
- a CDS encoding acyl-CoA carboxylase subunit beta; its protein translation is MGRTAEVKCNRAREIALSKRMPMIWLIDSAGARIQEAIGSTFAQSGFLFREQSIMSGVVPMVSAMMGPGAAGTAYIPALSDFVPMVKGTSHMALGGPPLVKAIVGEDITAEELGGSKVHTEISGVADLEVADDAACIDAIKEYLSYFPGSNLEQPPILPSDDPADRMDEALLSIVPDSARRAYDMKKVIAAIVDRGRFFEIKPGWAKNLITCFARLGGRSVGIVANQPMVLGGALDVDSADKAARFIMLCDAFHIPLVFLQDVPGFMVGSKVEKQGIIRHGAKMLYAVSEATVPKVTVVVRKAYGAGYFVMCGKAYEPDLIVAWPTAEISVMGPEGGTNIIFRKEIAAAANPDEERASRVEEFRKLINPYIAAGGAFIDDVIDPRETRPVLIRALEMAATKKVDRPWKKHGVMPV
- a CDS encoding DinB family protein, with translation MEMELIRGLYGYHRWANRRLFDVAVGLGAEAAARDMGTHWSFPTLTRMFGHIYGADSLWLQRFKGVSPTNLPGGQFATLDALRPAWDALEEEQRGYVDGLTDADLGQVVSFKNTQGIEGHVALGPLLQHVVNHATHHRSEAATIITLISGSPPDTGIATYRATVVRG
- a CDS encoding DinB family protein produces the protein MELELDRELIRGIWGYHWWGNRKHFDEVAALGEDTARKEVGKQFSFPTLKGMLAHIYGADRIWFERWKGSSPTRLYGDADFASLADLRKSWDALEAEQKAFITALGTTDLKRTLDYKATDGKPFSQPLWQLLQHVVNHATHHRSEVATMVTMTKGSPASTDMVLYYRRPKP
- a CDS encoding biotin/lipoyl-binding carrier protein: MAEDVKANITGVVFQITSKVGDSLAAGDPVIVLESMKMEIPVEAPRAGKVKEIKVAEGQTVQEGDTVAVLD